Proteins encoded within one genomic window of Carassius gibelio isolate Cgi1373 ecotype wild population from Czech Republic chromosome A4, carGib1.2-hapl.c, whole genome shotgun sequence:
- the LOC127966763 gene encoding uncharacterized protein LOC127966763: MATSRDYYEGEQVPDPRPSRTRRVPTYLEDYVLDYPHLMHAHPSPADGTQGIPNVSQDPYKGYITPPPLERDFEGGNLHHLEARWRDLSSEMRELQIRMDSARQASFASRSPVYAHYKSISQAELKNMGLQPSMTVASSPHYEETLYHEPPMQQRPQSSMQPSNIARVASLPGPKPQRLLSELRRADSWPPTAAQPAHPQIQHQPSLIQPAPSRVQPQRQPVAAQSVPVSLPPQYQQTVPAPVQPVPIQPTMHLHHPFQPPPPPPRPGPQSQHYHPTNNVTPGLMEMVIASSYGIPKPRLAVFSSGKESDFLMLKKGLDSVLGPHRHLTEDYKYQVLLDHLHLPAAYQVAKRYVNSPYPYTSAMQALEQRYGQPRQLIQSELRAILNAPAIRPGDAQGFEDFAAAVNTLVGMLNTMEGPSRYELQCGSHVDTLLTKLPVSYRDSFIEYCLNQHIIMSGSSRTYTLSEFSECLERKSQAIQISRRVKGPVQPEAFRREQKFLPHSKAKSATILTGSEQPQSINLPSSSSTGSKMAATAKKQDRFKPFCPFCNNHEHYLNACPAFCRLNHTQRGSWVKDHNKCWRCGRGHKPDSCTLKRACSTCGGLHLPVLHEVAVAVENQSILTVSTTNSQVYLDQTCHSGRVMLKVVPVRLAAAKGFWTLMQCWTTGLKKQSYYLQQPNICI, translated from the coding sequence ATGGCTACATCCAGAGATTACTATGAGGGAGAACAAGTACCAGATCCTCGTCCAAGTCGTACCCGGCGGGTACCCACCTACTTGGAGGATTATGTGCTTGATTATCCACATCTGATGCATGCTCATCCATCACCAGCAGATGGCACTCAAGGAATACCTAATGTAAGCCAGGACCCATATAAGGGCTATATTACTCCTCCTCCCTTGGAGAGAGACTTTGAAGGTGGAAACCTGCACCACTTGGAGGCACGATGGAGAGATTTAAGCAGTGAGATGAGAGAGCTTCAGATCAGAATGGACAGTGCTAGACAAGCATCCTTCGCTTCTAGATCTCCTGTTTATGCACATTATAAGAGCATTTCTCAGGCTGAACTCAAGAACATGGGATTACAACCTTCTATGACTGTAGCATCATCTCCACACTATGAGGAAACACTCTATCATGAGCCCCCTATGCAGCAGCGCCCACAATCAAGCATGCAGCCAAGTAATATAGCTCGTGTAGCTTCTCTGCCAGGGCCGAAACCTCAAAGGCTGCTTTCTGAACTCCGACGGGCAGACTCATGGCCTCCTACAGCTGCCCAGCCTGCCCATCCTCAGATACAGCATCAGCCAAGCCTGATACAGCCTGCGCCTTCTCGTGTGCAGCCCCAACGTCAGCCAGTTGCTGCACAATCTGTTCCAGTCTCACTGCCGCCACAGTACCAGCAGACAGTGCCAGCTCCAGTTCAGCCTGTGCCAATTCAACCAACAATGCATCTGCATCACCCTTTTCaaccaccacctcctcctcctcggcCTGGACCACAATCACAACATTATCATCCTACAAACAATGTGACGCCTGGACTGATGGAGATGGTCATTGCTTCTTCCTATGGCATACCAAAACCAAGGCTGGCAGTATTTTCATCAGGGAAGGAAAGTGATTTCCTGATGCTCAAGAAAGGGTTGGACAGCGTCCTTGGCCCACACAGACATTTAACAGAGGACTATAAGTATCAAGTGCTTTTGGATCACCTACATCTGCCTGCTGCTTACCAGGTAGCTAAGAGGTATGTCAACAGCCCATATCCTTACACCAGTGCCATGCAGGCTCTTGAACAGAGATACGGTCAACCAAGACAATTAATTCAGAGCGAGCTTAGAGCAATCCTTAATGCTCCAGCTATTCGACCAGGTGATGCACAGGGATTTGAAGACTTTGCAGCAGCTGTTAACACACTTGTGGGCATGTTGAACACAATGGAAGGGCCATCTAGATATGAGCTGCAGTGTGGTTCCCACGTTGACACTTTACTGACCAAACTTCCTGTCAGTTACAGAGACTCATTCATAGAATACTGTCTCAACCAGCACATCATCATGAGTGGCAGTTCTAGAACTTATACATTGTCAGAATTTTCGGAGTGCCTGGAAAGGAAGTCCCAGGCCATTCAGATATCTCGACGGGTAAAAGGGCCAGTGCAACCAGAAGCCTTTCGGCGAGAACAGAAATTCCTTCCTCACTCTAAAGCCAAGTCAGCCACAATTCTCACAGGCAGTGAACAACCTCAATCCATCAATTTGCCCTCTAGCTCATCCACAGGATCTAAAATGGCAGCTACAGCTAAAAAGCAGGATCGCTTTAAGCCCTTTTGTCCCTTCTGCAACAACCATGAACATTACCTCAATGCTTGTCCAGCTTTTTGCAGGTTGAACCACACTCAAAGGGGAAGCTGGGTGAAGGACCACAATAAATGCTGGAGGTGTGGACGAGGTCACAAACCAGACAGCTGTACTCTTAAGAGAGCGTGTTCTACATGTGGGGGACTCCACTTGCCCGTTCTACATGAAGTTGCAGTTGCTGTGGAGAATCAGAGCATACTAACAGTGAGCACAACCAATTCTCAAGTTTACTTGGATCAAACCTGTCACTCAGGCAGAGTCATGCTGAAAGTAGTTCCAGTAAGACTTGCAGCGGCAAAAGGTTTCTGGACACTCATGCAGTGCTGGACGACGGGTCTGAAAAAACAATCATACTACCTGCAGCAGCCAAACATCTGCATTTAG